The Haloferax marinisediminis nucleotide sequence AACCGTGTCCGTTCTGTCGAGGCACGGTCGAGGGCTCGAATCGCATCGGCTCGTTCCTCGGCGTATATGTTTCGAACCGCTTCGTTCGGAACCGTCCGGGAACTCATCGACTCGGGGACCGAATCCAGTAACGTTCGCGCGCGAGAGCGACTCGTTTCGAGGAGCGTCGTTTCGATTGGTGCAGGAGTTCGCGCCGGGAACGCCGGAGACCCGAGTCGTTCGACTGCTCGAAGCGCCTCGGCGTCGAGGTCGGGACGGTCGTCTCCGCGAGAGTCGAGTACGCCCGAACACCCGGCGAGAGACGTGATTCCAGCCGTTCCGACGAGAGCAAGCACGTCACGGCGTGTTCGTCGCATCGTCACGCCTCCTCCTCGGCCGTCTTGGTTCGAAGCGATGGCGGGAGCCGACAACTGCGCCCACCTCCGTGCCCCCACCCCATAGCCTCCGAGACCGTGTACGGCAGCCGGACGAGCGAGGCAACGACGTGGCGGTCGTCGACAGAACACTCGACAGCGGCGTCACGAAGGACGCGACAGAATTCGAGGTCGACGATTCTGTCCGGCGTCGATGCGACGTACAGGAGTTCGACGTCGTAACAGCCTCTGACGCGGTGCTGTATGATGACCAACCCCTGCTCGTCGAAGTCAGTCTCGGAGATGAACTGTCGGGCGTCGTCGACACCGTCGAACTCGGCGGCAACCTCGACGGCAGCGCGTTCGTCTTCCGACCCGACGAGGAAGTGAGGCAGCGAGTATCCTCGGTCGTCTTCCCGTTCGGTGTCGCGAAAAATCGGTTGCTCGGAGTTCGACCGGAGTTCGAGGTAGTCGTAGTCTGTGACGAGGGAGTCTGGGCGTGGTCCGTGGGGTGTCTGCGAACTGGAACCGGAACCGGAACTGGTTGCTTCGCCAGCGCAGCCGGCGAGTGCGGCGAAGATAGACGCGCCGCTCGCGTGGAGGAACTGTCTACGTGTTCGCGGGAACATCTGTCGTTTCATCGACTTTTTCGGGACATAATGGTCCTTGTGGTCGACCGAGTGCGGAACACGCAAATCGCGGGACCTTTCCCCGACGACTCCCTCGGTTGGACCGACGAATGCGAGAGGACGAGTTGGCGACCCGTGTCGTCGAACACTTTCGGACGGCCTTCGACGACGTCGACATCCACCTCGAAGAGCCGTACGACCACTACGGGAATCGCGGCGTCGCCGACGTGTACATCCGTGTTCGAACGCCCGAGCCGGTCGATTACCTCATCGAACTCAAAGCCGACGCCGCCATCCGACACGCCACCGGTGCGAACGAGATTCTCCGCCAGTATCGCCGGATGGAGCGCTACTTCTACAAAGACGACGAACACGACATCCGTCCGAAACTCGCACGGAATGGCCCCGGTGTGCACGTCCTCTTGCTGTTCGCACCGACCACACGGTGTGTCGAACACGTCCACGAACACCGCGCCCTCTACGAGTCGGTCGACCCGGACGCCGTCGTCGAGGACGTCACCGCATCGCGCAAAGTGGCCTTCCTGACGAACCTCGACCGGGCGGCCCAGGGCGAACTCGGCTTTCTCTCCGTAAACGGTGAGGTTCCCTTCGATTCGGCGGCGTTCAGGGACGCCATCCCCGCCGACTCCCGACTCGCCGCGGCGCTCGAAGACGCATCTGTCTAGCGGACACGCTCATACACCCCCCGGCCTTAGAGGTGCCCATGGGAACGACTCGGAAGTCTGTTCGAATCCCGCTTGGTGACCTCCGACAACAGGTTGCGGACTCACTCGGGGTGGCGGCGTCACTCGTCGACATCCACGGAATACGAATCGAAGACGGTGCGCTGGAAGTCGATGCAAGTTACCCCGACGGCGAGAGCGTCCCGGTCGTCGAACTGTTCGTCACCGACCCGGACGGAAACACAGAGTCGTACGTCACCGAGTTAGACGGTGCGAAGAACCTCCTCATCGCCGGCGAAGACGTACTGGTCGAACTGGTGGATTACGACGCCGAGCGTGGTGAGGTGTTCGTCTCCGTAAAACATCGCCAAGACGGCGAGATGGTGACCGTCCTCGGGTGTGGTGAACAGTGGGTCATCCCGGTCGAACGCGACGGCGAAGAACGAGCAGTGCGGTGTCGGATTCAGAGTGCTATCGACCCACCCGCAGACGACGACTGACGAGTACCTGAAACTCCGAGTCCCACGAACCTCCTATCCTTCGTATTCGACGTACGAGACGCAGTATCCTTCGGGTGCGATTTCGCCTTCGACGATTGCACACGCACCGAGACCGTCGTCGTTCTTGTCTTCGATGTAGTAACGGCAGTTCGAACACTGTAGCCCCTCTTTTGGCTCGTCTTGATACGCGACTGCCTCCTGTGACGAGAGACTCTCGGGGTTCCGCTGTGTCCCGTCGACTGACGTTGCTGTGGCGTACTCTTCGGGGACACCCCCGAGCGAACCCGATTCCGAAGGTGTCGTCGTCGCCTCGGTCTCGGCCTCACCACCACCACCGCCGCCACCAGTACATCCCGCGAGACCTGCGACGGTCACAGTGCTGGTCAGCCAGATAAATCGCCGTCGCGTCCGCTGTTCGTCTCCCATATCCCGGGGTCGGTCGTGAGCGAATAAATCAGGAGTGCCGTTTCTCGTCAGGTAAGAATCGTGAACCTGTTGACAAGAAGACTACTCGTCGGGGCGAATCCGAGCGAGTCGCATCGCGTTCCCGGTCACACCGAGCGTCATGCCGGCGTCGCCCGCGAGGACGGCGAGCGCGACACTGACGAACCCGAAGGGAACACCCACGGCGAGGAGTGCCTTGACAGCGAGCGACGCCCAGATGTTCTGGCGGATGACGTGGTTCGCCTGGTGCGACAGTTCGTAGAGGTACGGGAGTTTCGAGAGGTCGTCGGCCATGAGTGCGATATCGGCAGTCTCCAGTGCAGTGTCGGTGCCCGCGGCACCCATGGCGATACCGACCGTCGACGTCGCCAGTGCCGGTGCGTCGTTGATGCCGTCGCCAACCATCGCGACCGATTCGTATTCGTCGAGAAGCCCTTCGACGGCGGTGACTTTATCCTCCGGAAGCAGTCCGGCCCGGAAGTCGTCGACACCGACCTGTTGGGCGATGGCGCGGGCAGTGCCCTCGTTGTCGCCAGTGAGCATCACCACGGAGAGACCGAACGACCGAAGTTTCTCGACAGTCGCTTTCGCGTCTGGGCGAATCTCGTCGGCGACGGCGACGATGCCTTCGAGTTCGTCTTCGGTCCCGACGAGGACGACCGTCTTCCCCTCCGCTTGCAGGCGAGGAATCGTGTCTTCGACGAGGTTGAGACAGCCCTGTCTATCACAGAGCGACCGAACGTCGTCTGAGAGCGCATCCGCGGGGTCGGTGACGTGGGTGTGTTCGAGCGCGAAGTCGAGTTCCTCGAACAGTCCGGGTTTCCCAGCGAAGTGTGGGACGCCGTCGAGTTCGGCGCGGACACCTTTGCCGGTGATGCTCTGGAATCCGGAGACCGTTCTATCGGCGACGTCCTTCCCGTCGGCAGCCGAGACGATTGCCTCGCCGATGGGGTGTTCACTCCGTGCTTCGAGGCCACGAGCACACCGGAGAACGTCGTCTTCGGTGTTCCCGTTCAGCGGCAAGACGTCGGTGACGGTGAGTTCACCCTTGGTCAGCGTTCCGGTCTTGTCGATGGCGATGGCTTCGACCGACCCCATCGCCTCGAGATACGTCCCACCCTTGATGAGGACGCCGTTGCGGGCGGCCGAGGTGATACCGGAAACGACCGAGACGGGCGTCGAGATGACGAACGCGCACGGACACGCGAGGACGAGCATCGTGATACCGTAGACGAACCACGTCACCCAGTCCAGTCCGAACACGAGTGGTGGAATCGTGGCGATGGCGATGGCGACAACGACCATGAACGGCGTGTAGTACGACGAAAAGCGCTCGACGAACTGTTCGCGTTCGGTTTTGTTCGCCTGTGCGTCTTCAACCATCGAGACGATACGCGAGAGCGTGTCGTCACCGGCCGCAGAGTCCACACGGACCTCCAGATAGCCTGCTTCGTTGACCGTCCCGGCGTACACCTCGTCGCCAGTGGTCTTGTCGACGGGAACAGACTCACCGGTGATTGGTGCCTGATTGACGGCGCTGTCGCCGTCGAGGACCGTTCCGTCGACGGGTATCTTCTCACCGGGTTTGACGACGACGACGTCGCCGACGACGACTTCTTCGACCGGAACGACAGTCTCGGCGCCGTCGCGCCGAACAGTCGCCTCGTCGGGAGAGAGGTCCATCAGTTCGCGCAGCGAGTTTCGCGTCTGGTCCATCGAGTAGCGTTCGAGAAGTTCAGAGACGCTAAAGAGGAACGCGAGCGTCGCAGCCTCGAAGTAGAGACTCGTCGGCGGAGAGATGAGACTCGCCGTCACGGCGCTGATAATCGCCGCCGACATCAGGAAGTCGATGTCGAGACTGCGGTTCCGTGCGGAATAGTAGCCGTTTCGGAGGATTTCCTGCCCGCCGATTGCGGCAGCAAGGATGTACAGCACCTCGACCAGCGTGAACGAGATACCGAGAATGGAGGCGACGACGAGTTCCAGACCGAGGAGGAACTCGACAGTGATACCCGCCGCGAGGAACCCACCGCTGACCCACGTTTTCATCGCGCGGGTGCTCCGCCAGACGCTCTGCGGTTCGTCGTCAGTGTCTGCGTCGTCGAGTTCGTCGGCGTCGGTTCCAGTCACTTCGTATCCGGCACGTTCGACCGCTTCGACGACCTCCGAAAGGTCCGTGTCGGCGGAGACAGTGACAATCGCCGCTCCTGTCGTCGGCCGCGTGTCGTAGTCGAGGACTCCTGGAACAGTTTCGAGGGCGTTTTCGACCTTTCCCGCACAGGACGGACAGTCCATATCCGGGACTGTGAGCGTGACCGTGCGGACAGTCGGTTCGTCTTCGACGGCGTAGCCCGCGCCCTCGATGCTGGTTCTGATATCGTCGATGGTCGTCCGGTCAGGGTCGTAGTCGACGACGAGACGCCCCGTCGTCACCTGTGGGTCGATGTCGCCGACGCCGTCGAGTCGTCGGACGCTCGACTCGACTTTTCCGGCACAGGACGGACAGTCCATGTCGGGGACGCCGAACTCGGCACGACTGCGAGCAGCGTCGTCACTGGGGACGCGCTGTGGCGGCAAACCCTCCTCGACGTCGACGCCGCAGGTGTCGTCACACCCGCACGCGTCGTCTGGTGGGTCCGTGGTCGTGTCTCTGCCGTCCGAGACACGTCCATCGTGTTCGCTCATACCCGCCAGTAGCAAGCCACCAGTTAATAATCCACCTGTTATAAAGTGGGGCCAAAATAATCTATCTTAACAATATTTTTGCTGTGTTTTAATAACATTCAGAGGAACGGCGGCGGGGCCGTCGGCAACGAGATAAGCCAGAGGCTGAGTATCGTGTAGAGAATCATCACGGCGACGAAGGGGAACTGGCTTCGAATCGCCTGCAGTCGACTCGGGAACGTCCGATACGCCTGTGAGTGGGCGACCCAGACGGCCACCAGATGCCCGAGCAAGACGAACGCGACGTTGAGGCCACCGAACCACGACGGGAGCGTGAGAACGACAGGGTTTGCCGGCGGTGACAGCGGTGTCGTGAGCGCGCCGACCAGCATGGGCGACAGCGACACGAAAAAGCCGAAGTAGTGCGCGAGGTGGTAGCCAGCGGCGATTGCGAGGAGTGATGGGGCGAATCGGACTGCGAGCGCTCGCGAGGTTTCGAACGTCTCGATGCGGCGAACGGTCACTCGCGCCGCGAGAAGGTAGAGACCGAGGAAGAGAGCAAATCCGCCGAGATAGACGACAGCGTAGACGAGAAGTGGTGGAATCCCGGCGTCGACGACTGCGCGGATGACGCCCGCGCCCTGTTCGGTCGTGACGAACCCACTGAAGGTGAGTTCCCAGACGAGGACGACAGCGACGGCGACGTCGGCGATGTCAGTCATCTCGTCGTCGGTGACGAGACGCATTCCCGGCAAACGGAACGAGAGACCGTCGTCGTCCACTCGAATCGGTGCGACCCGGCCGTAGAAGTGAAGGAACACGGAGACCGGGTCAGCCTTCTCGAACCACTCGTCGACGCCGACGGCGACAGCGCCGAGGAGCGTGACCACAGAGTACGCGACGAGCACAGTAGCGAGGACTGCCGGTTGGCGTGTGACGCCCGCGGCAGTTTCGACCCAAACGAGGACGAGAATGCCGACGACAGCAGGCCATCGCCCGAGTGACTCGGGATACGCCAGGAAGCCATTGGGGAGTACGCTCGCGACCGTCCGCCACGGGTTGAGTGCCCGCCACGTATCGACGACGAGGTAGGTGAACATCGTGTACCCCGCGCGAAGACCGGCGAAGACGACGATGATGGCAAAACTGACGGTTGGGACCTGCGGGCCGGTGTAGCCGAGGTACACGAGCAGCGCCAACAGCACGATTCCGAGGAGATGCCCAAGGACGACGAGTCCCCTGCGGAGGCCGTCAGCGAACCCAACGTCTTTCTGCCAACGGTGGACTCGGTCGATGAACCGGCGGTCGGTCACGAAACTCGCCAAGAGCGCAGAGGCACCGACGGTGGCACCACCGGTGGCGAGATATAGCCATCGGGGGACGGAGAGGTTATCCTGTGATGCACCCGCGAGGCCGACGGCGGCGTTGCTCGCAGCGGCCGGGTCCGAGAGAAGTGCGACGAGACTCGTAAGGAGGAGGCCGAAGCCAACTCGTCGGAGCAGTTTCGTGCGAATCATGAGGCAAAGACGATGAACAGGATGAGGAATCCAAAGTACAGGACGACGAGGACGCCGAGGGCGCGGATACGGAACGACTTCAGTTCGCGTTCTTCTTCGTAGTACGCCTCGCGATACGCTTCGACTTCGCTGGCGTCGAGAGCGTCAGGGTGACGAACACCCCGGTGGAGGACCAGCAGTTGCTCGGCCGGATACGCCTCGCCGCACGTCTCGCAGACGTGGCGGTCACGTGTCGCGTCGATGTCCGTGGTCATCCGTTGGTCACTCGAAGGTCAGCAGTGGCGGGTTCTGAACGTTTCTGTTAGTCGCTCCGGCGCTGCACTCATCTTGGTTCGTCTCTTCACAGCTCGAACTGCATCGAGTCGAACGATAGGAACGCAGTCTCGTACCCGTCGTGACGAGCGACCTGTGGGGGGACGTCGACGGCGAGCGTCACGGTATCGTCCGATTCGAGCGAGTCGACGGCGACACCGTAGTGGTATCCCAGTTCAGGGTCGAGCGTGCGGCGGAGTCGCTCGCCGTCGAGGACAGGTGTCCCGTCTCGCTCGACGGTCCCGCGGACGCCCATCATCGGGAGGACGAACTCGTTGTACGGTGTTCGCGCAGAGACGTACAGGTAAGCCCCGTCGGCATCGAATGGAGAGCCGTCGTCGACGACGAACGCGTCGAAGTGTGCGTCACCACTCGTCTGCCTGCCGAGGTGGTCGCCGGGAAGTGCGTCGATTGCCGGGAGCGCGCCAGTTGGCACGTTCATCATCTCCATCGCCGGGACGGCACCGAGCGTTCCTGCCTCGTCTCCGAGACGCTCGAGTTCGACGTCGTAGAGTTCGTCTGTCTCGAACGTGAACTCGAACGTCGCGGTCTCCACCGTCTCGAACTGTCCAGCGAACGACCCCGTCCGGTGGAGCGACGTGCCGCCAACCGTCACTCGGGCCTCGTAGTCTCCCTCGCCGTCGAGGACGTAGTTCGACCCGTAGTGCATCCCCATCTGTTGTGACAACATCGGGTAGGCGACTTCTTCGCTCACGAGCGAGCCGTCGCGGAGGATTTCGATCGTGACACCGGCGTCGAACGGGAGGACCGTCCCCGTCTCGTGGTCCCACACCGATGCCATGAGGTGAACTGAGTCGTCTGCCTCGACGACGGTTTTCTGTAACTCCGGCCCGGCGACCGACCAGAACCGGTGCGGATAGGAGTACGAGAGTGCGACACCGTAGGGGCCGATGGTCGTCATCCCGTACATCTTCATCCCTTCCGTGATGGCCGGGAGGTACACCGCGTCGGGGCGGTTTTCGACGAGCGGCGGGTCACGCCAGGCGGACTGTCGTTCGAATCCACCAAGACAACCTGCGGTCGCTGTGAGTGCGCCGATTCCGAGGGTTTTGAGGGCGTCTCGTCGTCTCATGTGGTGTGTCGCCTCGAGGTACCGCCGTCTAGGCGTTTCATCGACTCTAACGGGTGGGAGGCAATGTCGGTTGCGCTTCAGCACGCCCGTTCGAGAGTCGTATTCGGAATTCTCACCGGATGACACTGCGCACTCTTGTTTATACCGACCAGTACATACCAGATAGTGAATGGACGAGACGCCACTCGATACACACGACGGCCGGGCGATTGCAACCGCGTACGTCGGCTTTGGGGCGGTGGGTATTCTGGGGGGCGAACTCGTCCTCTCGACGCTCTTGGGGACGCCGATGGCGTCGCCGCTCGCGATCGGGAAAGGTCTACTGTTCGTCGTCGTCTCCAGTGTGTTCGTCGGCTTCCTCGTCAATCGGAAGAACCAGCGGATAGCACGCCAGCAAGCGTCCGTTCGGACGTCGCTGACGAAGTTGGAGAACGTCGTGTCGGCCTCGCCGGTTCCGATTATCTCGGTGACTCCCGACAAGCAGGTGACTCGCTGGAACGAGGCGGCTACAGAGACCTTCGGATGGACGCAAGAGGAAGTATTGGGCAAACAACTCCCGGAGGTGACGAGTGACCGACCGGTGAGCGTCGACCAGATTCTCGACCAGACCACCGAAGAAGAAGGCCTCTCGAACCTCGAAGTCGAACTTCGGCGGCGTGATGGGAGCGTCGGCGAGTTCTTACTCTCGACGGCGGTGATTCGTGACGACGACGGGGACGTGGTCGAACTGGTCGGTGTCTTCGTCGATACGACGGCGCAAAAACAGCGAGAGCGCCGACTCAGAGAGTTCGAGATGGCCGTCGAACAGGCAGGTCACGCCATATACCTCACTACGCCGGACGGTAAGATTACCTACGTCAACCCTGCGTTCGAGCACATCACGGGGTACACGCGCGACGAGGCCGTCGGTGAGACACCGGACATCCTCAAATCCGGAGAGATGGACGGTTCGTACTACGAATCGCTGTGGGAGACTGTCGAGTCGGGCGACACGTGGCACGAACGCATCGTCGACCAGCGAAAGAGCGGCGAGTTCTACACGGCGGTCCAGACCATCGCACCGATTCACCAGGGCGACGAGAGTATTGGGTACGTCGCTATCCAGTCCGACATCACCGAGTCAGAGTTGGCGAAACAACGACTCGGCGTCCTGAATCGCATGTTCCGACACAACCTCCGCAACCGGATGAACGTCATCGACGGCTACGCCGAGATGATTCGGACAGACGCAGCAAACGAAGAAACATTGGACAGGGCGAACAATATCGTCACCGCTGCGAACGAACTCGTCGCACTCGCCGAGAAAGCACAGACCGTTGCAGACCTCCTCGAATCCGACGGCAGTACCAGATACGTCGTCGAACTCATCGACGAGGCAGTCACTCGTGCCCAGTCGTACTATCCCGATTCGACCGCGACGGTCGACGTCGAACCGGGGATTTCAGAACTCGTCGACAATCGAGTCGGTGTGGCCGTCAACGAACTCGTGACCAACTCCCTCGAACACGGTGGTGAGACGGTCCACGTCGACGTGTTCCGGAGTCCAAGAAACGACGAGAGACTCGTTATCCGGGTGAGCGACGACGGCCCTGGCCTGCCAAAGGGTGAGTGGGACGCTATCGAACGCGGTCGTGAAACACCGCTCGAACACGGAACGGGGATGGGCCTGTGGTTGGTTCACTGGGTGGTGACGAAGGCAGGCGGGAGCACGCGGTTGGGTACGACACCACTCGGCGGAGCAGCAGTGACACTCGAACTGCCAAT carries:
- a CDS encoding high-potential iron-sulfur protein; this translates as MGDEQRTRRRFIWLTSTVTVAGLAGCTGGGGGGGEAETEATTTPSESGSLGGVPEEYATATSVDGTQRNPESLSSQEAVAYQDEPKEGLQCSNCRYYIEDKNDDGLGACAIVEGEIAPEGYCVSYVEYEG
- a CDS encoding heavy metal translocating P-type ATPase; amino-acid sequence: MSEHDGRVSDGRDTTTDPPDDACGCDDTCGVDVEEGLPPQRVPSDDAARSRAEFGVPDMDCPSCAGKVESSVRRLDGVGDIDPQVTTGRLVVDYDPDRTTIDDIRTSIEGAGYAVEDEPTVRTVTLTVPDMDCPSCAGKVENALETVPGVLDYDTRPTTGAAIVTVSADTDLSEVVEAVERAGYEVTGTDADELDDADTDDEPQSVWRSTRAMKTWVSGGFLAAGITVEFLLGLELVVASILGISFTLVEVLYILAAAIGGQEILRNGYYSARNRSLDIDFLMSAAIISAVTASLISPPTSLYFEAATLAFLFSVSELLERYSMDQTRNSLRELMDLSPDEATVRRDGAETVVPVEEVVVGDVVVVKPGEKIPVDGTVLDGDSAVNQAPITGESVPVDKTTGDEVYAGTVNEAGYLEVRVDSAAGDDTLSRIVSMVEDAQANKTEREQFVERFSSYYTPFMVVVAIAIATIPPLVFGLDWVTWFVYGITMLVLACPCAFVISTPVSVVSGITSAARNGVLIKGGTYLEAMGSVEAIAIDKTGTLTKGELTVTDVLPLNGNTEDDVLRCARGLEARSEHPIGEAIVSAADGKDVADRTVSGFQSITGKGVRAELDGVPHFAGKPGLFEELDFALEHTHVTDPADALSDDVRSLCDRQGCLNLVEDTIPRLQAEGKTVVLVGTEDELEGIVAVADEIRPDAKATVEKLRSFGLSVVMLTGDNEGTARAIAQQVGVDDFRAGLLPEDKVTAVEGLLDEYESVAMVGDGINDAPALATSTVGIAMGAAGTDTALETADIALMADDLSKLPYLYELSHQANHVIRQNIWASLAVKALLAVGVPFGFVSVALAVLAGDAGMTLGVTGNAMRLARIRPDE
- a CDS encoding DNA-binding protein, encoding MTTDIDATRDRHVCETCGEAYPAEQLLVLHRGVRHPDALDASEVEAYREAYYEEERELKSFRIRALGVLVVLYFGFLILFIVFAS
- a CDS encoding DUF7350 domain-containing protein, with the translated sequence MRRRDALKTLGIGALTATAGCLGGFERQSAWRDPPLVENRPDAVYLPAITEGMKMYGMTTIGPYGVALSYSYPHRFWSVAGPELQKTVVEADDSVHLMASVWDHETGTVLPFDAGVTIEILRDGSLVSEEVAYPMLSQQMGMHYGSNYVLDGEGDYEARVTVGGTSLHRTGSFAGQFETVETATFEFTFETDELYDVELERLGDEAGTLGAVPAMEMMNVPTGALPAIDALPGDHLGRQTSGDAHFDAFVVDDGSPFDADGAYLYVSARTPYNEFVLPMMGVRGTVERDGTPVLDGERLRRTLDPELGYHYGVAVDSLESDDTVTLAVDVPPQVARHDGYETAFLSFDSMQFEL
- a CDS encoding PAS domain S-box protein, whose product is MDETPLDTHDGRAIATAYVGFGAVGILGGELVLSTLLGTPMASPLAIGKGLLFVVVSSVFVGFLVNRKNQRIARQQASVRTSLTKLENVVSASPVPIISVTPDKQVTRWNEAATETFGWTQEEVLGKQLPEVTSDRPVSVDQILDQTTEEEGLSNLEVELRRRDGSVGEFLLSTAVIRDDDGDVVELVGVFVDTTAQKQRERRLREFEMAVEQAGHAIYLTTPDGKITYVNPAFEHITGYTRDEAVGETPDILKSGEMDGSYYESLWETVESGDTWHERIVDQRKSGEFYTAVQTIAPIHQGDESIGYVAIQSDITESELAKQRLGVLNRMFRHNLRNRMNVIDGYAEMIRTDAANEETLDRANNIVTAANELVALAEKAQTVADLLESDGSTRYVVELIDEAVTRAQSYYPDSTATVDVEPGISELVDNRVGVAVNELVTNSLEHGGETVHVDVFRSPRNDERLVIRVSDDGPGLPKGEWDAIERGRETPLEHGTGMGLWLVHWVVTKAGGSTRLGTTPLGGAAVTLELPIDDGDDDARDDSAGVERTLRGTTLDSTDE